From the Senegalimassilia faecalis genome, one window contains:
- a CDS encoding helix-turn-helix domain-containing protein: MAHATKCAAPESNRGRDEWMTVIEMQEYMGASRSKAYDLIWSGEVDSYRLGRKLLVSRASVDAYIESRSGRK, encoded by the coding sequence ATGGCGCACGCTACGAAATGCGCGGCACCCGAGAGCAACCGGGGCCGCGACGAGTGGATGACGGTGATCGAGATGCAGGAGTACATGGGGGCGAGCCGAAGCAAGGCGTACGACCTCATCTGGTCGGGCGAGGTCGACTCGTACAGGCTCGGAAGGAAGCTCCTGGTGTCGAGGGCGTCAGTGGACGCCTACATCGAGTCGAGGAGCGGGAGAAAATGA
- a CDS encoding helix-turn-helix transcriptional regulator produces the protein MTKSISRSQVRLIASTNAIFGADEACAMLRISRDAMYRLAKDPDDPFPIRYIGGKTRDGIVLHDELVAWVERNSIVGSPRRG, from the coding sequence ATGACCAAGAGCATTAGCAGGAGCCAGGTGAGGCTCATCGCATCGACCAACGCGATATTCGGCGCCGACGAGGCGTGCGCGATGCTGCGCATCAGCCGCGACGCAATGTACCGGCTCGCCAAGGACCCCGACGACCCGTTCCCGATCCGCTACATCGGCGGCAAGACGCGCGACGGCATCGTGCTGCACGACGAGCTCGTCGCATGGGTCGAGCGGAACAGCATCGTCGGCTCGCCCAGAAGGGGCTAG
- a CDS encoding ATP-binding protein, protein MDRAGLITLEQARAAGLSFDEPEPRACPHCGAALDPLGAALAGKVAWVSAAPCPCEGAAREREAEARRRAALAAKDEAARREKALLRAGIPRRYWAAEADRPEFAEYIASFAGNGGAGLYIHGGVGAGKTHAASAMARLFAEAGYDVAFTTAKGMLERVKATFDEGGTEAAVARYAKCDVLVLDDLGKEDATEWSVGTVFSVLDARYEDMRPTIVTSNYAPGALADRLARRGERVTAEAIASRISQTCRPVYLGGRDRRRRG, encoded by the coding sequence ATGGACCGAGCGGGACTCATCACCCTGGAGCAGGCCCGGGCGGCCGGGCTCTCCTTCGACGAGCCGGAGCCGAGGGCGTGCCCGCACTGCGGCGCCGCCCTCGATCCGCTCGGCGCGGCGCTGGCGGGAAAGGTCGCCTGGGTCTCCGCCGCCCCCTGCCCGTGCGAGGGCGCGGCCCGCGAGCGGGAGGCCGAGGCGCGAAGGCGCGCGGCCCTCGCCGCCAAGGATGAGGCCGCCCGCCGGGAGAAGGCGCTCTTGCGCGCGGGCATCCCCAGGCGTTACTGGGCCGCCGAGGCCGACCGCCCCGAGTTCGCCGAGTACATCGCCTCGTTCGCGGGCAACGGGGGCGCCGGGCTCTACATACACGGGGGCGTCGGCGCCGGCAAGACGCACGCCGCCTCCGCCATGGCCAGGCTGTTCGCCGAGGCCGGCTACGACGTCGCCTTCACGACGGCCAAGGGCATGCTCGAGCGCGTGAAGGCCACGTTCGACGAGGGCGGCACCGAGGCCGCCGTCGCGCGGTACGCCAAGTGCGACGTCCTCGTGCTCGACGATCTCGGCAAGGAGGACGCGACGGAATGGTCCGTCGGCACCGTGTTCAGCGTGCTCGACGCGCGCTACGAGGACATGCGCCCGACCATCGTCACGTCGAACTACGCGCCCGGCGCGCTGGCGGACAGGCTCGCGAGGCGCGGCGAGCGCGTAACGGCAGAGGCGATCGCGAGCAGGATCTCCCAGACCTGCAGGCCCGTC
- a CDS encoding helix-turn-helix domain-containing protein produces MAATGPKGRDGPSPREFTTVRHFMMADLGLSGLPLLVYARIFGFCDAGCGYFESKGGLARFLNVQERSVHRAIRDLLDRGLIEECGMHAPARGHATKRYRIVRERLPPGALATPDGSSGFPARKGDEMTGFAANKGDEPSGFAARTPDEMSGKPLTICHPISKRDNKDFRR; encoded by the coding sequence ATGGCGGCCACAGGCCCGAAGGGGCGCGACGGCCCCTCCCCGCGCGAGTTCACGACGGTACGGCACTTCATGATGGCGGACCTGGGCCTCTCCGGCCTTCCCCTGCTCGTCTACGCGCGCATCTTCGGCTTCTGCGACGCCGGGTGCGGCTACTTCGAGAGCAAGGGCGGCCTGGCCCGATTCCTCAACGTGCAGGAGCGCAGCGTCCACCGCGCCATCCGCGACCTGCTCGACCGGGGCCTCATCGAGGAGTGCGGCATGCACGCCCCGGCACGCGGGCACGCCACCAAGCGGTACCGCATCGTGCGCGAGAGGCTGCCGCCCGGAGCGCTGGCAACCCCTGACGGTTCGTCAGGGTTCCCGGCGCGAAAGGGTGACGAAATGACAGGGTTCGCCGCGAACAAGGGTGACGAACCGTCAGGGTTCGCAGCCCGAACCCCTGACGAGATGTCAGGCAAACCCCTGACGATATGCCACCCAATAAGCAAAAGGGACAACAAGGACTTCAGAAGATAA